One window of Fodinicurvata sediminis DSM 21159 genomic DNA carries:
- a CDS encoding (2Fe-2S)-binding protein, which translates to MLTVSMTVNGTEVTKSVDPRTLLVTFLREHLNLTGTHVGCDTSQCGACVVHVNGQSAKSCTMLAAQAEGADVTTIEGLAEDGNLHPMQAAFKEHHGLQCGYCTPGMVMSALDLLKHNPEPSDEEVRHWLEGNICRCTGYQNIVKAIQSAAQEMRS; encoded by the coding sequence ATGCTCACCGTTTCCATGACCGTCAACGGGACGGAAGTCACGAAATCCGTTGATCCGCGTACCCTGCTCGTCACCTTCCTGAGAGAACATCTGAACCTGACTGGAACGCATGTTGGCTGTGATACCAGCCAATGCGGCGCCTGCGTGGTTCACGTCAACGGCCAATCGGCCAAGTCCTGCACCATGCTGGCAGCTCAGGCCGAGGGCGCGGACGTCACCACCATCGAAGGCCTGGCAGAAGATGGCAACCTTCACCCCATGCAAGCGGCCTTCAAGGAGCATCATGGTCTGCAGTGCGGTTACTGCACACCCGGTATGGTCATGAGCGCGCTTGATCTGCTGAAGCATAATCCGGAGCCGTCTGACGAAGAGGTTCGTCACTGGCTGGAGGGCAACATCTGCCGCTGCACCGGATATCAGAACATCGTGAAGGCCATTCAGTCGGCTGCACAGGAAATGAGGAGTTGA
- a CDS encoding xanthine dehydrogenase family protein molybdopterin-binding subunit encodes MPDTGIGASVKRKEDYRFLTGKGHYTDDINKAGQVYACFLRSPVAHAKVTSINADEARKADGVVAVFTGQDMADDGVGSLPCGWVVTDRHGEPHKAPPHYPLVRDKVRYVGDQVAMVIAESLSQAREAADLIEVDYEDLDPVIDMTTAENADPIHEEAPGNLCFDWELGDQSAVDEAFSKADRVAKLDLVNNRLIPNAMEPRAAIGEYDSGSDSYTVYSTSQNPHLLRLILCAFVLNLPETKVRVVAPDVGGGFGSKIFAYAEETACTWAARKVGRPVKWTAERAESFLTDAHGRDHITHVELALDEGGKFLGLKVDTKANLGAYLSSFSTCVPTYLYATLLAGQYTTPAIHCNVKGIFTNTAPVDAYRGAGRPEATYVVERIVEVAARELGMDPAELRRKNFIQPDQFPYQTPVALNYDTGDYEPTLDKALEMIDYTGFKERRAESERNGKLRGIGFSAYIEACGLAPSAVVGSLGAGVGLWESAQVRFNATGTVSIFTGSHSHGQGHETTFSQLAADKLGIPYENVEIVHGDTGQIPMGMGTYGSRSLAVGGSAISKACDKVIEKGRKIAAHLMEASPEDVEFKDGQFTVSGTDKSKAMAEIAFTAYVPHNYPEGLEPGLDETAFYDPLNFTYPAGVHIAEVEIDPDTGITEIKDWVAVDDFGRILNPMIVEGQVHGGIAQGVGQALYENCVYDKDSGQLVTGSYMDYCMPRADNFPTFRVGMTTSECTHNPLGVKGCGEAGAIAAPAALMNAITDALDQEIDMPASPEKVWRIAQAKTRQAAE; translated from the coding sequence ATGCCAGACACAGGAATTGGCGCCTCCGTCAAGCGCAAAGAAGACTATCGCTTTCTGACAGGTAAGGGGCACTACACCGATGACATCAACAAGGCGGGCCAGGTCTATGCCTGTTTTCTGCGCTCACCGGTGGCCCATGCAAAAGTAACGTCCATAAACGCTGACGAAGCCCGCAAGGCCGACGGCGTCGTGGCCGTCTTTACAGGCCAGGACATGGCCGACGACGGTGTGGGCTCCCTGCCCTGCGGTTGGGTCGTCACGGACCGTCATGGTGAACCGCACAAGGCCCCTCCACACTATCCATTGGTGCGCGACAAGGTGCGCTATGTCGGTGATCAGGTTGCCATGGTGATTGCGGAGAGCCTCTCCCAGGCCCGTGAAGCCGCGGACTTGATAGAGGTCGATTACGAGGACCTTGATCCCGTCATCGACATGACCACGGCCGAAAACGCGGATCCAATACACGAAGAAGCCCCTGGAAACCTCTGTTTCGATTGGGAATTGGGCGACCAGTCTGCCGTGGATGAGGCCTTTTCAAAGGCCGATCGTGTGGCAAAGCTGGATCTGGTCAACAACCGGCTGATTCCCAACGCCATGGAGCCGCGCGCTGCCATCGGCGAATACGATTCCGGATCGGACAGCTACACCGTTTATTCGACGAGCCAGAACCCGCACCTGTTGCGGCTGATCCTCTGCGCCTTTGTCTTGAACCTGCCCGAAACGAAGGTGCGTGTCGTGGCGCCGGATGTGGGCGGAGGATTCGGCTCGAAAATCTTCGCCTACGCTGAAGAGACGGCCTGTACCTGGGCGGCCCGAAAGGTTGGGCGCCCCGTCAAGTGGACAGCCGAACGCGCGGAAAGCTTCCTGACGGATGCCCATGGGCGCGACCATATCACCCATGTAGAACTAGCACTCGATGAAGGTGGCAAGTTCCTGGGCCTCAAGGTCGATACCAAGGCCAATCTTGGCGCTTATCTTTCCAGCTTCTCGACCTGCGTTCCAACCTATCTTTATGCCACCCTACTGGCTGGCCAGTACACCACGCCCGCAATCCACTGCAACGTGAAGGGCATCTTTACCAACACAGCGCCCGTGGATGCTTATCGTGGGGCTGGACGCCCCGAAGCCACCTATGTTGTGGAACGCATTGTCGAGGTCGCGGCACGGGAACTCGGGATGGATCCGGCCGAGCTGCGCCGCAAGAATTTCATACAGCCAGACCAGTTCCCCTACCAGACGCCCGTGGCCCTGAACTACGACACGGGGGATTACGAGCCGACGCTGGATAAGGCGTTGGAAATGATCGACTACACTGGATTCAAAGAAAGGCGTGCCGAGTCCGAGCGAAATGGAAAGCTCCGCGGAATTGGCTTCTCGGCCTATATCGAGGCCTGCGGACTGGCACCGTCGGCTGTCGTCGGTTCTCTGGGAGCCGGTGTCGGCCTCTGGGAATCAGCCCAGGTTCGCTTCAACGCGACTGGCACTGTGTCCATATTTACGGGGTCACACAGTCACGGACAGGGCCACGAGACCACCTTCTCGCAATTGGCCGCCGACAAGCTGGGCATTCCATACGAGAATGTGGAGATCGTTCATGGTGACACCGGCCAGATTCCCATGGGCATGGGAACCTATGGCTCCCGCTCGCTGGCTGTAGGCGGGTCCGCCATATCAAAGGCCTGTGACAAGGTGATCGAGAAGGGCCGCAAGATTGCAGCTCATCTCATGGAAGCCAGTCCCGAGGATGTGGAGTTCAAGGACGGACAGTTCACAGTTTCGGGCACGGACAAATCGAAGGCCATGGCAGAAATCGCGTTCACCGCCTATGTCCCCCACAACTATCCGGAAGGCCTGGAACCCGGCCTGGACGAAACGGCCTTCTATGATCCCCTGAACTTCACCTACCCTGCTGGCGTCCATATCGCGGAAGTCGAGATCGATCCGGATACCGGCATCACGGAGATCAAGGACTGGGTCGCCGTCGATGATTTCGGGCGCATACTCAACCCGATGATCGTTGAGGGTCAGGTTCACGGCGGCATAGCTCAAGGTGTCGGTCAGGCGCTTTATGAGAACTGTGTATATGACAAGGACAGCGGCCAGCTGGTTACCGGGTCTTACATGGATTACTGCATGCCGCGGGCTGACAATTTCCCAACCTTCCGTGTTGGCATGACGACAAGTGAATGCACCCATAATCCACTTGGCGTGAAGGGCTGTGGTGAAGCAGGTGCCATTGCCGCACCAGCGGCCCTGATGAATGCCATTACGGACGCGCTGGATCAGGAAATCGACATGCCAGCAAGTCCCGAAAAGGTCTGGCGAATTGCCCAGGCAAAAACCAGACAGGCGGCTGAATAA
- a CDS encoding FAD binding domain-containing protein has protein sequence MYNFDYHRPSSVDDAVRARGGSEDATFLAGGMTLLPTMKQRLASPSDIVDLSAIQDMTGVCEDDGRIAIGAMSTHASVASNALVNQKIPALAKLAGGIGDPQVRNRGTLGGSIANADPSADYPAAVLGLGATVKTNKREISGDDFFVDMFETALEEGELILSVNFPVPDKAAYAKFPNPASRYAMVGVFVAVVGGETRVAVTGAAPSAFRVPEMEAALSNNFSEDAIRNVNVPADGMNSDLHGSAEYRAHLVNVMARRAMKSLS, from the coding sequence ATGTACAATTTTGACTATCACCGCCCGAGTTCCGTGGACGATGCGGTGCGTGCACGAGGTGGCAGCGAGGACGCAACCTTCCTTGCCGGGGGGATGACCCTGCTGCCAACCATGAAGCAACGCCTGGCAAGTCCCTCGGATATCGTGGATCTCAGCGCCATACAGGATATGACTGGCGTTTGCGAGGATGACGGACGTATTGCGATCGGGGCCATGTCAACTCATGCAAGCGTCGCTTCCAACGCGCTCGTCAACCAGAAGATACCTGCCCTGGCGAAGCTCGCCGGTGGAATAGGAGACCCTCAAGTCCGCAATCGCGGCACTCTGGGCGGCTCCATTGCCAATGCGGATCCCTCGGCTGATTATCCGGCCGCGGTCCTGGGGTTGGGCGCCACGGTAAAGACGAACAAGCGCGAGATCAGCGGCGACGATTTCTTCGTGGATATGTTCGAAACCGCGCTCGAAGAAGGCGAGCTTATCCTTTCGGTGAATTTCCCCGTCCCGGATAAGGCCGCCTATGCCAAGTTTCCAAACCCCGCGTCTCGCTATGCCATGGTTGGTGTCTTCGTAGCCGTTGTCGGAGGGGAAACCCGGGTCGCCGTTACAGGAGCCGCTCCAAGTGCGTTTCGCGTGCCGGAGATGGAGGCTGCACTGAGCAACAATTTCTCTGAGGACGCCATACGCAATGTTAATGTCCCTGCTGATGGAATGAACAGCGATCTGCATGGTTCAGCTGAATACAGGGCACACTTGGTAAACGTCATGGCCCGCAGGGCCATGAAATCTCTTTCCTGA